In Microbulbifer agarilyticus, the DNA window CTGCCACGTCACACCGGCGCCCATTGCTACCTATTAATATGTAGGAGCGTTAGATTTGAGCTTGAGAGGCCAAGTCTGTAGTAAACTGGCCATTAATGAACTGAAGAGTATAGTAAGTATATTAAACTCGTGAGTCCACTAATTCAGTGGAGGCGAGCGCGCACTTCAACCTGAATGACCGATTCGGTTGCTCGATTGGCGGGAAGTGCGTGAGAACGACGGCGATGAACCAGAACCATGAGTGAACAGAATCTATCCAGCCCTAAAGACGCACCGGTCAGTCGCGGTCGCCCCAAGGATCCTGCCAAGCGGCTGGCGATCCTGAATGCGGCCAAAGACCTGTTTCTTGCCCTCGGCTTTACCGGCACAAGCATGGATGCCGTGGCGGCGAAGGCGGGCGTGTCCAAGTTGACGGTGTACAGCCACTTTTCCGACAAGGAAACGCTGTTCTGTGCGGCGATAGAGGCCAAGTGCGGCAGTCAGATGCCGGAGGAAATGTTTACCCTAGACGCGGGCGCACCGCTGTCAGATAGGCTGCAGGCGATTGGCGAAGCGTTCCTGGATATGCTCTACCACGATGATTCACTGCAGCTTATGCGCCTGATCAGCGCGGTGGGGGCTCAGGACCAGACCATGGCCAACCTGTTTTACGAAGCGGGGCCGGTGCGCACACGCAGTGAGATGATTCGTTTCCTTAATCGGGCGGTGGAACTGGGGCTGATGCAAGTGCCGGACCCGGAACG includes these proteins:
- a CDS encoding TetR/AcrR family transcriptional regulator — translated: MSEQNLSSPKDAPVSRGRPKDPAKRLAILNAAKDLFLALGFTGTSMDAVAAKAGVSKLTVYSHFSDKETLFCAAIEAKCGSQMPEEMFTLDAGAPLSDRLQAIGEAFLDMLYHDDSLQLMRLISAVGAQDQTMANLFYEAGPVRTRSEMIRFLNRAVELGLMQVPDPERASEVFFGMLQGGCTHIQIIIGCAEPPSREEIAQHVTEVVRVFMRAYQSA